In Geoalkalibacter ferrihydriticus DSM 17813, a genomic segment contains:
- a CDS encoding type II toxin-antitoxin system VapC family toxin: protein MSDIYLDTHTLIWLLSEPEKLSPSAAAAIDHVGQTHSKMYISAITIVEIVYLVEKSRIPQEALELLLEAIDDPSTGLVVDTVDLDAALAIQQIPRNDVPDMPDRLIAASALHFEIPLITRDEKIRKSPTQTIW from the coding sequence ATGAGTGACATTTACCTCGATACCCATACCTTGATTTGGCTCTTGTCCGAACCTGAAAAGCTGTCACCAAGCGCCGCGGCGGCCATAGACCATGTTGGACAGACCCATTCCAAAATGTATATTTCGGCCATCACAATTGTCGAAATTGTCTACCTCGTCGAAAAGAGCAGGATTCCACAAGAGGCCCTTGAATTATTACTGGAAGCCATTGATGACCCTAGTACCGGACTGGTCGTTGATACCGTCGACCTTGATGCCGCACTTGCCATTCAACAGATCCCCCGCAACGATGTTCCGGACATGCCGGATCGCCTGATTGCCGCATCGGCGCTTCATTTCGAAATACCATTGATTACACGGGACGAAAAAATCCGCAAATCCCCAACCCAAACGATTTGGTAA
- a CDS encoding DUF2281 domain-containing protein, with amino-acid sequence MLDFIYKSSKGALMSTQSAEEKKIIESLRALPPEKKTEVIDFIEFLKTKTASAERRSLKNLWSRFSVHISDGEISNLRKEMWGNFPGRDEK; translated from the coding sequence ATGCTAGATTTTATTTACAAATCCAGCAAGGGGGCTCTCATGTCCACACAATCGGCCGAAGAAAAAAAAATCATTGAATCTCTCCGCGCTCTTCCTCCTGAAAAAAAAACCGAGGTCATTGATTTTATTGAATTCCTCAAAACCAAAACCGCCAGTGCTGAACGGCGGAGCCTGAAGAACCTCTGGAGTCGATTTTCCGTTCACATTTCAGACGGGGAAATCTCAAATCTCCGCAAGGAAATGTGGGGTAATTTCCCCGGCAGGGACGAAAAATGA